A stretch of Aphelocoma coerulescens isolate FSJ_1873_10779 chromosome 1A, UR_Acoe_1.0, whole genome shotgun sequence DNA encodes these proteins:
- the DCN gene encoding decorin, with product MKRLALLFVLLLPACLAKPFHQQGLFDFMLEDEGSADMAPTDDPVISGFGPVCPFRCQCHLRVVQCSDLGLEKVPKDLPPDTTLLDLQNNKITEIKEGDFKNLKNLHALILVNNKISKISPLAFAPLKKLERLYLSKNNLKELPENMPKSLQEIRAHENEISKLRKAVFNGLNQVIVLELGTNPIKSSGIENGAFQGMKRLSYIRIADTNITSIPKGLPPSLTELHLDGNKISKVDAEGLSGLTNLAKLGLSFNSISSVENGSLNNVPHLRELHLNNNELVRVPSGLGEHKYIQVVYLHNNKIASIGINDFCPLGYNTKKASYSGVSLFSNPVQYWEIQPSAFRCIHERSAVQIGNYK from the exons ATGAAGAGGCTGGCTCTGCTCTTTGTCCTACTGCTGCCAGCATGCTTGGCCAAGCCATTCCACCAGCAGGGCCTCTTTGACTTTATGCTGGAGGATGAGGGGTCAGCTGACATGGCTCCAACGGATGATCCTGTCATATCTGGATTTGGACCAGTGTGCCCCTTCCGCTGCCAGTGCCATCTCCGCGTGGTGCAGTGCTCTGACCTAG GTCTggaaaaggtgccaaaagaccTTCCCCCAGACACAACCCTGTTGGACTTACAGAACAACAAAATCACTGAAATTAAAGAAGGAGATTTCAAGAACCTGAAGAATCTTCAT GCACTGATCCTTGTCAACAACAAAATCAGCAAAATAAGCCCATTAGCTTTTGCTCCTCTGAAGAAACTGGAAAGACTTTACCTGTCCAAGAACAACCTGAAGGAACTCCCAGAAAACATGCCAAAGTCTCTCCAGGAGATACGGGCTCATGAGAATGAGATCTCCAAGTTGAGGAAAGCTGTCTTTAATGGACTGAATCAAGTGATTGTCTTAG AACTAGGCACCAATCCAATCAAGAGCTCAGGCATTGAAAATGGAGCTTTCCAGGGGATGAAGAGGCTCTCCTACATCCGTATTGCAGACACCAACATTACAAGCATCCCAAAAG gccttcctccatccctTACTGAACTCCACCTTGACGGCAACAAAATCAGCAAAGTTGATGCTGAAGGTCTCTCTGGACTCACCAACTTAGCAAA aCTGGGTCTCAGTTTCAACAGTATTTCTTCAGTTGAGAATGGCTCTCTTAACAATGTACCTCATCTGAGAGAGCTCCACTTGAACAACAATGAACTTGTCAGAGTACCCAGTGGGCTGGGTGAACACAAATATATACAG GTGGTCTATCTTCATAACAACAAGATTGCTTCCATTGGTATCAACGACTTTTGCCCTCTTGGCTACAACACCAAGAAGGCCAGCTATTCTGGCGTGAGCCTCTTCAGCAACCCCGTGCAGTACTGGGAAATCCAGCCCTCTGCTTTCCGGTGTATCCATGAACGCTCTGCAGTACAGATTGGAAATTACAAATAG